AAGGATggattttttgtttattatgGACCTTTAATTGACAAGGGGTAGAGACAAAATCGAATAACTGACTATAATAAGAGAATTAgaataaatctttattgAATCTATCTTCTTAATTCCAAATAGGactaattattaattgattgGCATATGTAATTTgtcttctttctttttttttaaattttttatttcatataTAAAGTGTGACttctattatatattatattactatttcggagatttaaaatatacaagCCTTATATAAATTCCATTTAAGAGTTTTGTTTGCCtatctgaagaagaaacgAGCAGCAATTGTCAATAagtaattatattattattttttttgttatatctctttgtatattatttacatatttCGTAAAGTTTATTATTCGCGGTAACAATTTTATCTAAAACAGATTTCTGCTGAATATCAGTTTTTTCAAGAACTTCAGTTAACgtttcattaatttctttcaattgaGACTTTTCCCAAGAGTTGCTCAATGAATTCATAAAATTTATGTAATTCAGAATTAATAACAAGTAACCATCTTTATccatatattttgaaataccTTTAATTGTATGTAGTACAGTGTCTAGAATAATTTTACGtctttcttcatttaatgTTAGATATGCTTTAGACTTTGGTAGCTTATCTTTTGATTCCTGTTGGTTTACTTtcttatcattatcattcgtattatttaaattaatttctgCCACATTTTTCGTCATATCTTTTACATCTGTTTCTGAAGTAGGATCTGCCCAGGTTCTGactaataaatctttaaacATGCATAATACTATTGATTTTGCCATTGGGGTTGACGCATTATCAGATAATATATCATTTACAAATTGGAAGGAAGTATCCTCAGGAAGTAAGCATAATAAACGTGTGATTAGCGTGAAATAAATCATTCTAAATTGTTCGTTAACTGTTTTATAATTTGTAGCAAGCAACAGCTGTAGTACAGAGGTACAAACATAAGATGGAAttgtttttaattcatctttCAAATCCTTAATAGAACTATTAGTGATTGCAACCCAAATCCAATACTGAGCTGTTGTCTCTGCAGCTCTATTTTTGAACAAATCGCTAAATAATGATGGTGAAACAAATCTTAAGTAGAGATATAATGTATCCTTAATTGATATATCAGCTAATAAATGTTTTTGAGTTTCTGTATAGCATATACcagataaaataaatagtcCGTAAGGGTCCATTTCTAGTTTTGTTTGCTTACcaattttttgtaattgataattaaatgataacTTATAGATATCACTCttaaaattagaataagattgtttatctttaaatttattatctgaTGGTAAGTGTTTGTATAAATTTTTGGATTCTTCTATCAACTTAATAAATTCGGACTTCAAATCAACATCATATGAGAAAGCTAATTGGAAATAACGACCTTTTAGTTCGCTTAATTCACCATAGAATTCATTCAATGTTGCCTTTTGATGTGTTAGCTCACAGAAGTAATTAATATCTGCACACATATTTGTCATTCTTGTAAAAAGAGCTAGAGTTGCTATACTAAAAGTTCTTAGTAATTTACCCTGTAAAGCAtgatcattttcaataatttttttaagcTCTTCTCTAGACAttttttgttcttcttctgtCAAAGTAGAAGGAGGATTAGCTGGAATATAATTTCTACAAAAAGTGTATGCACGGCGTAacataaaattgaaatcagAAATATCAGCCAAATTTGATCTAAAGAATTGCATCATAGCAGCAATAGTCATACTTAAGTATTTTGATGGATAGAGAGTATTGACACGCTTCAAAGCGGTAcctaataattcaaataatgaataaacTTCCAAGCCCACTATGAATTCAACAGGGTCTCTATCGAGCACTGCAAGCTGCAATTCATGGACATTTTCTTTCCCCTTAGAATACATTTGTTCTTTATATTCCGCATAGGTGCTACTTCCCTCAGGCTCATCCTTTGTTTTTTGGGagatttctttaatattaagtTCAGATAGAATTTCAGTACAACTTAAAATACATTGTCTTGCATTCCCAGA
This genomic stretch from Henningerozyma blattae CBS 6284 chromosome 1, complete genome harbors:
- the YBP1 gene encoding Ybp1p (similar to Saccharomyces cerevisiae YBP1 (YBR216C) and YBP2 (YGL060W); ancestral locus Anc_6.112), with product MSEESEPFTIDEICEAIVEAFEEQKDDPISLVTTIDMYGEDVNSNYTTDEKAQYLETLLEQLQKNPAVVEKIGWDLPRGLLAFYSTKNIPYFKNLKSSRICLAVMKSFNEIALSGNARQCILSCTEILSELNIKEISQKTKDEPEGSSTYAEYKEQMYSKGKENVHELQLAVLDRDPVEFIVGLEVYSLFELLGTALKRVNTLYPSKYLSMTIAAMMQFFRSNLADISDFNFMLRRAYTFCRNYIPANPPSTLTEEEQKMSREELKKIIENDHALQGKLLRTFSIATLALFTRMTNMCADINYFCELTHQKATLNEFYGELSELKGRYFQLAFSYDVDLKSEFIKLIEESKNLYKHLPSDNKFKDKQSYSNFKSDIYKLSFNYQLQKIGKQTKLEMDPYGLFILSGICYTETQKHLLADISIKDTLYLYLRFVSPSLFSDLFKNRAAETTAQYWIWVAITNSSIKDLKDELKTIPSYVCTSVLQLLLATNYKTVNEQFRMIYFTLITRLLCLLPEDTSFQFVNDILSDNASTPMAKSIVLCMFKDLLVRTWADPTSETDVKDMTKNVAEINLNNTNDNDKKVNQQESKDKLPKSKAYLTLNEERRKIILDTVLHTIKGISKYMDKDGYLLLILNYINFMNSLSNSWEKSQLKEINETLTEVLEKTDIQQKSVLDKIVTANNKLYEICK